GCTGTCGCCGTCGCGCAATCCGCTGCGCAAGCTCAAGGAAGCGGCGCTGACGCGCGAGCTGGAGCGGAAGCTCCCCAAGAAGCGGATCCTCGAGCTGTACCTCGACGTCGCCGAGTTCGGCCCCGGCGTCTACGGCGCCGAGGCGGCGGCGCGACGCTACTTCGGCAAGTCCGCCGCCGCGCTCGACGAACACGAGGCCGCGCTGCTGATCGCCGGCCTTCCCCGCCCCAAGAGCTGGCGCCCCGGCTCGACGAGTCCCGTCTACCTTCGCCGCGTCGAGATCATCGAGGCGCGCATGGCGATCGCGACCTGGATCCGGCAGGTGATCTGATCCGCACCCTCGCCGGACGCGCGGCTCAGAGCAGGTGCCGCCAGGTCTTTTCGCGCACGACGAGGGAGATCGTCGAAGGATCGACGCCGTACTCCTCGCCCATCTGGATCTGCGTCACGTCCTCGCTCGCCCAGCGACGCCGGATCTCGAGCACTTCCTCCTCGGTCAGAACGTGCCGCGGAACATCCTCCCCGCGCGCCGCCAGTTCCGGATGGAGGCGAAGGGGATGGGCGTCGCCCCGCGGGTACGATCCCGGATAGAGCGCGGAGCGGGTCCGCCCCCGTTCCACCATCTGCTGTCCGACGTCGCGGCGCGTGCCGAGGAAGAGGTGGTCCGGGCGGACGCATTCGCGCGTCGCGCAGCGATGCAGGACCGCCTTGCCGCGTCCGATCGGGCCGCGTTCAAGCTTCCAGGCGACGCGGTGCGCGAGCTCGAAGCGCCCTCCGCAATGGATCGCGCCGTAGCCGGACGGCAGCGCCGTCCCCGTCCAAAACCAACAGCCGCGCGTCTTGCGCACGTTCTTCCAGAAACGCTCCTCGATCGGACCGTCGCGCTCGATCGTGGACGTGAGCTTGAGGTGGTCGGGGCGCACGCAGGAAACGTCGCCGCAGGTGTGGACGACGATCATCCCCCTCGGAATCGGGCCGTGCGCGACTTCCCAGGCCACGCGGTGCGCGAGACGCGCGGCGCCGCGGCAGACGAACAAGGCGCGGCCGTCGCGGAAATGAGCGCCTCGCCAAGGCCAGCAGCCCTTCGCCGTCGCGTCGAAATTGCCGCGGAAGCGGGCCTCCATGCCGCGGTCGCCCACGGGCACGGCGGGCGGCGCCTTCGGAACGTAGAGGTGATCCGGGCGAACGCAGATCGGGTTGCCGCAGTTGTGCAGCACAGGCCGTCCGGCGGGTATGCGCCGACCTTCGAGCACCAGCGAGGCGCGGTGCGCCGTCATCTCCCGCAGGTCCCAGACGAACCGTCCGGCGCCCCCCGGCTTGCGCATCCCCGCCCAGATCCAGCAGCCGTCCGTCTTCTTCACCTGGGACCAGAAGTTGGCCCGCGCCGTCTCGCGGTCTACGCGCTTCATCGATTCCCCTCGGGCGTCCGACTCCCCGCGCCCGGAAGAGGTATAGCACGGCGGAGGGGCGAACCGGCGCGCGAGAGGAACCGCGCGCGGTCGGTCGCCGTATGTTCTCGGCGCGTCGCCGAGGGGCGCGGGGAGCGTCCGGTCGATGCGGGGCGACGCGTCGAAGGAGACGACGATGAAGAAGTACGGCGCCGAGTTCTTCGGGACGTTCTGGCTCGTCCTCGGGGGCTGCGGGAGCGCGGTGCTGGCCGCCGCCTTCCCGAACGTCGGGATCGGCCTCCTCGGGGTCGCGCTCGCCTTCGGCCTCACCGTGCTGACGATGGCGTTCGCGATCGGCCACATCTCGGGCTGCCACCTCAACCCGGCGGTCTCGATCGGCCTCTGGGCCGGCGGCCGCTTCCCGGCGAAGGAGCTCGCGCCGTACATCGTCGCGCAGGTCCTCGGCGGCATCGTCGCGGGGGGCGTGCTCTTCGTGATCGCCTCCGGCAAGGCCGGCTTCGACGTCGCCGCCGGCTTCGCCGCCAACGGCTTCGCCGAGCACTCGCCGGGCGGCTATTCGCTCCTCGCCGCGCTGGTGACCGAGATCGTGATGACGATGATGTTCCTGCTGATCATCCTCGGCGCGACCGACAAGCGGGCGCCGCAGGGGTTCGCGCCGATCGCGATCGGCCTCGGCCTGACGCTGATCCACCTGATCAGCATCCCCGTGACCAACACCTCCGTGAACCCCGCCCGCAGCACCGGCGTCGCCGTCTTCGTCGGCGGCTGGGCGCTGGCCCAGCTCTGGCTCTTCTGGCTCGCGCCGATCGTCGGCGCCCTTCTCGGCGCGGCGGTCTACCGCTTCGTCGGCGGGGAGAAGCAGTAGAACGGACGCGCGCGGCGGATCACTTCCGCCGCGCGCGGACCGCCTCGGCGCGCCTCAACCACTCGACCGCTTCTTCATCGCGGCCCGTTCCGTCGCAGACGACCGCGAGCATCTCCAACAGATCGGCGACGTGGGGATCGTCGGCGCCGAGCCGCTTCTCCTTGATTGGCAGGAGGCGCCGGAGCAGAGGCTCCGCCAGGGCGAATTCGTCGTCGCCGAAGTAGAGACGCGCCAGATTCTCCACCGTCTGGACCGTGAGGGAATGCTCCGGCCCGTAGTTCTTGTCCCTGATCGCCAGCGCGCGGACAAGCAGCGGCTTCCCTTCAGCCCGCCGTCCGTCGTCGCGCAGAAGCAGGGCGAGGTTGCTGAGGTTCGAGGCGACTTCCGGACTGCTCGGTCCGAGGCCCTTCTCGTTGATCGCGAGCGCGCGCCGAAGAAGCGGCTCCGCCTTCTTCCGGAGTCCTTGGTCCCAGTAGAGAATGGCCAAGTTGTTCGCGGTCAAGGCGGCTTCGTGAGATTCGGGCCCGCATGCCCGCTCGGCGAGCGCCAAGGCGCGATGGAACAGCGGTTCCGATTCCGCGTAGCGACGCTGCAGCCGATAGAGGCCGGCCAGATGATCCAAGTCTACGGCGAGGGTGCAATTGCCCGAAGCGAACGCCTTTTCCTGGATCGCGACCGCGCGGAGAAGCAGTCTCTCCGCTTCCTCGTACCGTCCGTCGGCGCGGCAAGTCATGGCGAGGTTGCCTAGGCTGGCGGCCAACCACGGATTGTCTTGCCCAAGCGACTTCTCGTCGATCGCGATCACTCGACGATGGAGGCGTTCCGCTTCTGGGGCGCGGTCCAGCTCGTCCAACAGATTCGCAAGGCTGTTGAGCGTCGCGCCCAAGCCGGGGTGGTTCGGCCCCAGCCGCTTCTCCTTGATCGCCGCCGCTCGGCGAAACAGCCTCTCGGCCTCGGCGTAGCGGCCTCGGTCGCGGGCGACGAGCGCAAGAATGCTCTCCGTATTGGCCACGGCGACGCTCTCCGGGCCGTCGATGCGGAGGCGAATGGCCTCCGCCCGACGCAGGAGCCGTTCCGCTTCCGCCAAGCGTCCCGTCTCCTCGAGCCCGCTGGCGAGATTCCCCAGGCTCGCCGCAACCACCCGGGCATCGGGGCCGAACGCTCTTTCCCTGATCGCCAAGGCGCGCCGGTTGAGTCGTTCGGCGTCGGCGTAACGACCCGCGTCTTGATCCACCACGGCGAGGCTGTGCAGCGCCGACGCGAACTTGGAGTGTTCCGGACCGAAGGCGCGTCGCGTGATCGC
Above is a genomic segment from bacterium containing:
- a CDS encoding transglycosylase domain-containing protein, translating into LSPSRNPLRKLKEAALTRELERKLPKKRILELYLDVAEFGPGVYGAEAAARRYFGKSAAALDEHEAALLIAGLPRPKSWRPGSTSPVYLRRVEIIEARMAIATWIRQVI
- a CDS encoding HNH endonuclease, with the translated sequence MKRVDRETARANFWSQVKKTDGCWIWAGMRKPGGAGRFVWDLREMTAHRASLVLEGRRIPAGRPVLHNCGNPICVRPDHLYVPKAPPAVPVGDRGMEARFRGNFDATAKGCWPWRGAHFRDGRALFVCRGAARLAHRVAWEVAHGPIPRGMIVVHTCGDVSCVRPDHLKLTSTIERDGPIEERFWKNVRKTRGCWFWTGTALPSGYGAIHCGGRFELAHRVAWKLERGPIGRGKAVLHRCATRECVRPDHLFLGTRRDVGQQMVERGRTRSALYPGSYPRGDAHPLRLHPELAARGEDVPRHVLTEEEVLEIRRRWASEDVTQIQMGEEYGVDPSTISLVVREKTWRHLL
- the aqpZ gene encoding aquaporin Z; the encoded protein is MKKYGAEFFGTFWLVLGGCGSAVLAAAFPNVGIGLLGVALAFGLTVLTMAFAIGHISGCHLNPAVSIGLWAGGRFPAKELAPYIVAQVLGGIVAGGVLFVIASGKAGFDVAAGFAANGFAEHSPGGYSLLAALVTEIVMTMMFLLIILGATDKRAPQGFAPIAIGLGLTLIHLISIPVTNTSVNPARSTGVAVFVGGWALAQLWLFWLAPIVGALLGAAVYRFVGGEKQ